In Brevibacillus brevis NBRC 100599, a single genomic region encodes these proteins:
- a CDS encoding serine hydrolase domain-containing protein: MQRSDWSPTKWQAVDPTLLNIDAEKLAELDPIIEASYSNINGIILVRNGYIVHERYYQGYGPKDRHHVASVTKSILSALIGIAIQKRFIKHVDQKVLDFFPDYAPDHTETQKQAITIRHLLTMTAPYPFEDWHEPLDKMCMQSDWVTYTLDMLGQKGKIGGFKYSTAGAHLLSAILTRSTGKSAREFANEHLFKPIGIEEIPDYEMKAFGFEDLFGKDVRGWVKDPDNNSTGGWGLTLTPRDMARIGLLYLNRGCWDHHQIIPVAWIDESTAMNLNHYGYLWWLREEDGVFSYAALGDGGNVICCIPEKNLVVAIASEFMPNSRDRWTLIKEHIIEAVI, from the coding sequence ATGCAAAGAAGTGATTGGTCCCCTACAAAATGGCAAGCAGTTGACCCGACCCTCTTGAACATAGACGCTGAAAAACTAGCAGAGCTAGACCCTATCATTGAAGCCTCGTACAGCAACATAAACGGGATCATTCTTGTAAGAAATGGTTATATCGTCCATGAAAGGTACTACCAGGGCTATGGACCGAAAGATAGACATCATGTAGCGTCTGTAACGAAAAGTATTCTATCTGCTCTCATCGGAATTGCCATACAGAAAAGGTTTATCAAACATGTTGACCAAAAGGTGCTGGATTTTTTCCCAGACTATGCACCCGATCATACGGAAACGCAAAAACAAGCAATTACCATACGCCATCTCCTGACGATGACAGCCCCCTATCCTTTTGAGGACTGGCACGAACCACTGGACAAGATGTGTATGCAGTCCGATTGGGTAACATATACCCTGGATATGCTCGGGCAAAAGGGAAAGATTGGCGGGTTTAAGTATTCGACTGCTGGGGCGCATCTGCTTTCAGCCATCCTCACACGCAGCACAGGAAAAAGTGCCCGGGAATTTGCCAACGAACACTTGTTTAAACCCATCGGCATAGAAGAAATCCCTGATTATGAAATGAAAGCGTTTGGGTTTGAAGATTTATTCGGGAAAGATGTGAGAGGGTGGGTAAAAGATCCTGACAACAACTCCACAGGAGGGTGGGGGCTCACGTTAACTCCCCGTGACATGGCACGTATTGGCTTGCTCTATCTGAATCGTGGCTGTTGGGATCATCATCAGATCATTCCAGTAGCTTGGATAGATGAATCAACCGCGATGAATCTCAATCACTACGGGTATCTATGGTGGTTGCGTGAAGAGGACGGTGTTTTTTCTTATGCTGCACTGGGCGATGGCGGAAATGTTATCTGTTGCATCCCAGAAAAAAACCTCGTCGTAGCCATTGCATCGGAATTCATGCCGAATTCTCGTGATCGATGGACGCTGATCAAGGAACATATTATCGAGGCGGTAATCTAA
- a CDS encoding MerR family transcriptional regulator, producing the protein MLSIGEFSKICGVTTKTLRYYAEIGLMNPDEIHPENGYRYYSIKQLKKMLFINRLKSYHFSLDEIKAMLEREEDQSEEKLVTVLLRKQREMYEKRNALDYTIKQLNHDLLKMEKGIPMMAYLDNIEVQLVETQPIHILSLRQVMTSDDYATGYRKYFRKLYERIATEKLTLLGTPITIYHSPEFNPAGNDTEFALPVAEAVTGTRDLPGGLCAKSVCKGPYSELTSVYARLREWVEKEGYELVRSPYEVYVTEPDHASVPEELVTEVYFPVRKK; encoded by the coding sequence GTGCTATCAATCGGAGAGTTTTCAAAGATATGCGGAGTGACGACCAAAACGCTTCGCTATTATGCCGAAATCGGATTAATGAACCCGGACGAGATTCATCCTGAAAATGGCTATCGATATTATTCCATCAAGCAACTGAAAAAGATGCTCTTCATCAATCGTTTGAAATCGTATCATTTTTCGCTGGACGAAATAAAAGCCATGCTGGAAAGGGAAGAAGATCAATCGGAAGAGAAGCTCGTTACCGTGCTTCTTCGCAAGCAAAGGGAAATGTATGAAAAACGAAACGCGTTGGACTACACCATCAAACAACTGAACCATGATCTTTTGAAAATGGAGAAGGGGATCCCCATGATGGCATACCTTGACAACATTGAAGTACAGCTTGTCGAGACCCAGCCCATCCATATTCTTTCGTTACGCCAGGTGATGACGAGTGATGATTATGCAACAGGATATAGGAAGTATTTTCGTAAGCTGTATGAAAGGATTGCGACTGAAAAGCTCACCTTGCTTGGTACGCCAATAACGATTTATCACAGCCCGGAATTCAATCCCGCCGGAAATGATACCGAGTTTGCACTCCCGGTCGCGGAGGCTGTAACGGGAACAAGAGATTTGCCAGGGGGACTTTGTGCAAAGTCTGTATGTAAGGGACCTTACTCAGAATTGACATCGGTATATGCCAGGCTGAGGGAATGGGTAGAAAAGGAAGGCTACGAATTGGTGAGATCACCCTACGAAGTCTATGTAACCGAACCCGATCATGCCAGCGTTCCTGAGGAGCTTGTTACGGAAGTGTATTTTCCAGTTAGAAAAAAATGA
- a CDS encoding GNAT family N-acetyltransferase encodes MDIFIRELRAGDEECGANIDGSFIVDSTLVLQLIGQQIGYTVKERPLRTKSYDDEQLEEDTIEDYSNYIGNPHQIIYIALVNNQVVGQIVLKRNWNKYAYVEDIKVDKQFRGYGLGKKLIEQAKHWAKDGGMTGIMLETQSNNVRACKFYESCGFVIGGFDSYVYRGLDKDSDEIAIYWYLMLD; translated from the coding sequence ATGGATATTTTCATTAGAGAACTGCGGGCTGGTGACGAAGAATGTGGTGCAAACATTGATGGGAGCTTTATCGTAGACTCTACCCTTGTCTTGCAACTCATTGGACAGCAAATCGGATATACGGTGAAGGAGAGACCCCTTAGAACGAAAAGCTACGATGATGAACAGCTTGAAGAAGATACGATTGAGGATTATTCGAACTATATCGGCAATCCCCATCAAATCATTTATATAGCGCTCGTAAACAATCAAGTTGTGGGCCAAATTGTTTTGAAAAGAAATTGGAACAAATATGCCTACGTGGAAGATATCAAAGTTGATAAGCAATTTCGAGGATACGGTCTCGGTAAAAAACTAATCGAACAAGCTAAACACTGGGCGAAGGATGGCGGTATGACGGGAATCATGCTGGAAACACAAAGTAATAATGTCCGCGCATGTAAATTTTACGAAAGTTGTGGTTTTGTCATCGGAGGTTTCGATTCCTACGTCTACAGAGGTCTAGATAAAGATAGTGATGAGATTGCAATTTATTGGTATCTCATGCTTGATTAA
- a CDS encoding class I SAM-dependent methyltransferase: MWREDKQFERWMEQANQPFTGWDFSYLVETGRMNSDCLRWSYGSMAMPLMQDAKSMLDMGTGGGELLSMLRPWPKFVCATEGYRPNLSVAKERLEPLGVTVLSVEDDDRLPFETGQFDLVLNKHESYSPREVRRVLTVGGYFLTQQPGGTDCFEINERLGVPLNSAFAKWKLDAAIRGVREYHFEVEKQSEQFLRQRFYDVGPLIYYLKAIPWQIPDFEVDKYREELYSIHLHIEQQGYFEVTQHRFYLLAKALA; encoded by the coding sequence ATGTGGAGAGAAGACAAGCAATTTGAACGTTGGATGGAGCAAGCGAATCAGCCATTCACTGGTTGGGATTTTTCCTATCTGGTGGAAACAGGGCGAATGAATAGCGACTGCTTGAGATGGTCATACGGTAGCATGGCCATGCCTCTTATGCAGGATGCCAAGTCGATGCTGGATATGGGCACCGGCGGCGGAGAGCTGTTGTCAATGTTGAGGCCGTGGCCGAAATTCGTTTGCGCCACCGAAGGCTATCGGCCGAACTTGTCCGTCGCCAAAGAACGATTGGAGCCGCTCGGTGTGACTGTCCTTTCTGTGGAGGATGACGATCGCCTTCCTTTTGAGACCGGCCAGTTCGATTTGGTGCTGAACAAGCATGAATCGTATTCGCCGCGGGAAGTTCGGCGCGTGCTCACCGTTGGCGGGTACTTCCTCACTCAACAGCCGGGAGGCACCGATTGCTTCGAGATCAACGAACGATTAGGCGTACCGTTAAATTCAGCATTTGCGAAATGGAAGCTCGATGCCGCCATACGGGGAGTGCGGGAGTATCACTTTGAAGTCGAGAAACAGTCTGAGCAGTTTCTTCGTCAACGCTTCTATGATGTCGGCCCATTGATCTATTATTTGAAGGCCATTCCGTGGCAAATTCCGGATTTCGAAGTCGATAAATACAGAGAAGAGCTATACAGCATTCATCTGCATATCGAACAGCAGGGTTACTTCGAGGTGACACAGCACCGGTTTTACTTGCTGGCCAAAGCATTGGCTTAG
- a CDS encoding MFS transporter — MSRSEKRNRFIIFAMALGLLMSSLDNTITSAAISHIIKDIGGFESMSWVFTSYVLAATSTMLIFGKMSDLFGRKLFYLLGITIFLIGSALCGVAQSIEQLIAFRALQGIGSGALFPITFTILFTLSSDPKYTARISGVFAGIFGLSSIAGPQVGTLLSDYLGWRWCFYVNVPIGLLSLLTLLFSLKESRSQSKPKIDYLGTVTLIVSCIAVMLALEWGGKAYEWSSWQIISLFALAIIVGIAFILVERHAQEPILPLQIFKNRMVVATCIACLSQGAIMFAAITYLPIFAVAVLGYPNSNSVLTPLMLSLTGGAVVFGMLQTKFSFRSLMAFSMLASVVSSILLMYVSTGISFFFLTLLMILFGFAAIGPLMSVAQNAIVHSVDKPYIGISSSIVGFCRNMGGVLGASITAAVVNQNYASIVSTGASLHGISLEKVADLLNPEVLMREPLKIEPSIHSFLSDSLGTAINHGYIVGLIFAVIGFFSVLYAGPGKLERHQKSVES; from the coding sequence ATGTCACGATCCGAAAAACGTAACCGTTTCATTATCTTTGCAATGGCACTTGGCTTACTGATGTCATCCCTCGACAATACCATCACCTCAGCGGCCATTAGTCACATTATTAAAGACATCGGTGGCTTTGAAAGCATGAGCTGGGTTTTCACTTCGTACGTATTAGCCGCAACTAGTACGATGCTCATCTTCGGAAAAATGTCCGATCTTTTTGGACGCAAGTTGTTTTACTTACTTGGCATCACGATTTTTCTCATTGGCTCGGCACTTTGTGGCGTTGCCCAAAGCATCGAACAGCTAATTGCTTTCCGTGCCCTTCAAGGAATTGGTTCAGGGGCTCTCTTTCCGATTACTTTCACAATCCTATTTACGCTTTCCTCTGATCCGAAATATACGGCACGAATCTCTGGCGTGTTTGCAGGAATCTTTGGGCTCTCTTCTATCGCCGGACCTCAAGTCGGGACCTTGCTCTCTGATTACTTGGGGTGGCGTTGGTGCTTTTATGTCAATGTTCCGATCGGTTTGTTATCTCTCTTAACGCTTCTGTTTTCCTTGAAAGAATCTCGTTCTCAATCAAAGCCAAAGATTGACTATTTGGGGACTGTTACATTAATCGTCTCCTGTATAGCTGTCATGCTGGCGCTTGAATGGGGAGGAAAAGCATATGAGTGGTCATCGTGGCAAATCATCTCACTATTTGCCCTTGCCATAATAGTAGGGATTGCTTTTATTCTGGTAGAACGTCATGCACAGGAACCGATCCTCCCTCTCCAGATTTTCAAAAACCGTATGGTGGTCGCAACTTGTATCGCGTGTCTTTCTCAAGGTGCCATCATGTTTGCTGCCATCACTTATTTGCCTATTTTCGCTGTGGCCGTGCTCGGGTATCCGAACTCCAATAGTGTTTTGACTCCGTTGATGCTCTCTTTAACGGGAGGTGCCGTGGTATTCGGAATGTTGCAAACAAAGTTTTCCTTCCGATCTCTCATGGCGTTCTCTATGCTCGCTAGTGTAGTAAGTTCTATTTTGCTCATGTACGTTTCAACAGGCATTTCCTTCTTTTTCTTAACACTCTTGATGATTCTGTTCGGGTTTGCTGCAATCGGGCCGTTAATGAGCGTTGCACAAAATGCGATCGTGCATTCCGTCGATAAACCATATATCGGTATTTCTTCCTCGATCGTTGGGTTTTGCCGAAACATGGGAGGCGTACTCGGTGCATCGATCACGGCTGCTGTTGTGAACCAAAATTATGCGAGTATCGTATCCACTGGGGCGTCATTACATGGCATTTCCTTGGAGAAAGTAGCTGATCTGCTTAATCCTGAAGTTCTCATGCGTGAGCCGTTAAAAATCGAGCCGAGTATTCATTCTTTTTTGAGTGACTCTCTAGGTACTGCCATCAATCATGGTTATATCGTGGGATTGATTTTCGCCGTTATTGGTTTCTTTTCTGTACTATACGCAGGCCCTGGCAAGCTTGAGCGCCATCAAAAGAGTGTCGAATCATAA
- a CDS encoding winged helix-turn-helix transcriptional regulator, which translates to MRETCVPTGVELKDTGFGYTLSLIGGKYKMIILYWLAEKKVMRHNELKRSIGTISFKTLSLMLKELEADDLIIRKEFPQVPPKVEYSLTERGLSLIPLLNMICDWGEKNSLQPQEGVKKQA; encoded by the coding sequence GTGCGTGAAACCTGTGTTCCGACTGGTGTAGAGCTGAAAGATACTGGTTTTGGTTATACGTTGTCTTTAATCGGCGGTAAATATAAAATGATCATTTTGTATTGGCTCGCTGAAAAGAAGGTGATGCGTCATAATGAGCTAAAGCGAAGTATCGGTACCATTTCTTTTAAAACACTGAGCTTGATGTTAAAAGAGCTGGAGGCAGATGATTTGATCATCCGTAAGGAATTCCCCCAAGTCCCTCCCAAAGTGGAATATTCCTTAACAGAACGTGGTCTTTCTCTCATCCCTTTATTAAATATGATATGCGACTGGGGAGAGAAAAACAGCTTGCAGCCTCAGGAGGGTGTAAAGAAACAGGCATAA
- a CDS encoding NAD(P)H-dependent oxidoreductase: MKTLVIVTHPNIETSVINKRWVEELKKYPEKYTVHELHEVYPDGNIDVEKEQQLVESHGNLVLQFPVYWFNCPPLLKKWLDDVFAYGWAYGSKGGDKLKNRKAALAVSAGIRKEDYQEEGRYRYTLEQILTPFETTFRYCHADYRSFFAYYGAETESGENVPGQELEPTGSVLDKSAQDYVKFIDNL, translated from the coding sequence TTGAAAACACTTGTAATCGTCACACATCCAAACATCGAAACATCCGTCATCAATAAGCGATGGGTAGAAGAACTCAAAAAATATCCAGAAAAGTATACCGTACACGAATTGCATGAGGTTTACCCGGATGGAAACATTGATGTGGAAAAAGAACAACAATTGGTTGAATCGCATGGGAATCTAGTATTACAGTTCCCAGTTTACTGGTTTAATTGTCCGCCTCTCCTGAAAAAATGGCTCGACGATGTTTTTGCATACGGGTGGGCGTACGGTTCAAAAGGAGGCGATAAATTAAAGAATCGCAAAGCTGCATTAGCGGTATCAGCGGGAATTAGGAAGGAGGATTATCAGGAAGAGGGAAGGTATCGGTATACGCTTGAGCAAATATTGACCCCTTTTGAAACAACCTTCCGCTACTGCCACGCGGATTATCGCTCTTTCTTTGCGTATTATGGTGCGGAGACTGAGTCAGGGGAAAATGTACCTGGTCAAGAACTTGAGCCGACTGGTAGCGTATTGGATAAGAGCGCGCAAGATTATGTGAAATTCATCGATAACCTGTAA
- a CDS encoding GNAT family N-acetyltransferase, giving the protein MFGLLHLIHATEDDEYEQARELFLEYVDSLGVDLSFQNIAIELQNIPGEYAPPDGCILLALDNEQPAGCVALRKIDEQVCEMKRLYVKPEWKGRGVGKKLALAIIDEAKIRGYSFIRLDTLPTMEQAIQLYRSLEFYPIEPYRFNPIEGTLYMEKQLK; this is encoded by the coding sequence GTGTTTGGATTGCTGCATTTGATTCATGCAACGGAGGATGATGAATACGAACAAGCACGTGAACTTTTTTTGGAATATGTAGATTCATTAGGAGTTGATTTGAGCTTTCAAAACATTGCCATCGAATTGCAAAATATACCCGGCGAATACGCACCACCAGACGGCTGTATTTTGTTGGCACTAGATAACGAACAGCCCGCAGGATGTGTTGCCTTACGAAAAATAGATGAACAAGTTTGCGAAATGAAGAGATTGTACGTGAAGCCTGAATGGAAGGGAAGAGGAGTAGGGAAAAAATTAGCATTGGCGATCATCGACGAAGCGAAAATTCGAGGCTATTCATTCATCCGATTAGATACGCTTCCTACGATGGAACAAGCGATTCAGCTTTACCGCTCGTTGGAATTCTATCCAATTGAGCCCTACCGTTTCAATCCGATTGAAGGCACGCTGTACATGGAGAAACAGCTCAAATAA
- a CDS encoding fatty acid--CoA ligase family protein: MYHLNESLMQSAKQFADRPAFVFMGETTTYAQFNQQVEHLAAGLAQHGIGKGDAVALLMDNRPHFVIAYYAILRVGAVVVPMNPIYTAREISFILSNSKAKAAIALSALQPVLTPMKDEIEDLQLLIYSESIENEITIDQLVKEGQESEVGYAEPERNEDDLAVILYTSGTTGQPKGAMLSHRNMASNADAMGILFELVPEDRMVAVLPMFHVFCMTVCMNGPIQTGAAIIIVPKFHPVDVLQTIREQKATCFAGVPTMYNYLLQVPTATKEDFSSIRIYCSGGASMPVELLHKFEAKYDAKVLEGYGLSEAAPATTFNPLHGTRKPGSVGIDIPLVKNKVVDPEGNEVARGEVGELVVQGPNVMIGYLGLPDDTAAALRDGWLYTGDMARMDEEGYVYIVDRKKDMILVDGYNVYPREVEEVLYQHPAIIEAAVIGIPDEVHGEAVKAFVALKEIAVSQEDIMAFCRDKLAKYKVPRQVEFVAELPKNTTGKILRRSLRTT, from the coding sequence ATGTATCATTTGAATGAAAGCCTCATGCAGAGCGCGAAACAGTTTGCGGATCGTCCAGCCTTTGTCTTTATGGGAGAAACGACGACGTATGCACAATTCAATCAGCAGGTCGAACATCTCGCAGCAGGACTTGCCCAGCACGGGATTGGAAAAGGGGATGCTGTCGCTCTGCTCATGGATAATCGGCCGCATTTTGTAATCGCTTACTATGCGATACTCCGCGTAGGAGCAGTCGTTGTTCCCATGAACCCCATCTATACGGCGCGCGAAATTAGCTTCATTCTTTCGAACAGTAAAGCAAAGGCAGCCATTGCCTTATCGGCGTTGCAGCCGGTACTAACCCCGATGAAGGACGAAATAGAAGATTTGCAGCTTCTTATCTACTCGGAATCTATTGAGAATGAAATAACGATCGATCAGCTTGTAAAGGAAGGGCAAGAGTCAGAGGTAGGCTACGCGGAGCCGGAACGAAACGAAGACGACCTCGCTGTTATTCTGTACACATCAGGTACGACTGGCCAGCCAAAAGGAGCGATGCTCTCTCACCGGAATATGGCTTCGAATGCGGATGCGATGGGGATATTGTTCGAGTTGGTGCCAGAAGATCGCATGGTCGCGGTACTCCCGATGTTTCACGTCTTCTGCATGACGGTGTGCATGAATGGCCCGATTCAAACAGGTGCAGCCATTATTATCGTGCCAAAATTTCATCCGGTAGACGTTCTCCAAACGATTCGTGAGCAAAAAGCCACATGCTTTGCAGGCGTTCCGACCATGTACAACTATCTGCTACAGGTGCCGACTGCGACAAAAGAAGATTTCTCCTCTATCCGGATATACTGCTCGGGAGGTGCATCCATGCCCGTCGAGCTCCTGCACAAGTTTGAAGCAAAATACGATGCCAAGGTACTGGAAGGCTACGGTTTGTCCGAGGCAGCCCCGGCTACAACATTTAATCCATTGCATGGGACCAGAAAGCCAGGATCGGTTGGAATCGATATCCCGCTTGTGAAAAATAAGGTCGTCGATCCCGAAGGAAACGAAGTCGCACGTGGAGAAGTGGGTGAGCTGGTAGTACAAGGGCCCAACGTCATGATAGGGTACCTCGGTTTGCCAGATGATACGGCCGCAGCGCTTCGAGATGGTTGGCTGTATACGGGAGACATGGCGCGTATGGATGAAGAAGGATATGTATACATCGTTGACCGCAAAAAAGACATGATTCTCGTTGACGGCTATAACGTGTACCCCCGTGAGGTAGAAGAAGTGTTATACCAGCATCCCGCGATTATCGAGGCGGCTGTGATCGGAATTCCTGACGAGGTGCATGGCGAGGCAGTCAAGGCATTTGTGGCATTGAAGGAAATAGCGGTTTCTCAAGAGGATATCATGGCGTTTTGTCGTGACAAGCTGGCGAAATACAAAGTTCCTCGTCAGGTGGAATTCGTAGCGGAGCTTCCCAAAAACACTACAGGGAAAATCTTGCGTCGCTCGTTACGCACCACGTAA
- a CDS encoding MFS transporter: MMARITMIMLFLLYMINYADKTIAGYSAVPIMTEFSMNEKEWGLVGSSFFWFFSIAGIVGAALSDRIGTKKMLAIMALSWTVIQFGAYAIAGLPMLVVARVLLGIGEGPFWATVVSHLNKWFPEERRGLVYSTVNFGAFVGAVASAPMIVALIDSYGWRFSWAFMGALSLIWLLVWLWIGKEKPHVTVAPAKGAAPTLPKAKWSDISGILLSSTFLFCFLIYFAQIWGTTFASVWEPVYLVKVFQFTNQEMAYAIAGTGLLAGLMTILISSIGDRFFKKHRSYRKSYVLVGGVSIILGGLCFYGVTLVQSTVFVLIFLCLGKGFAFSVGTAASVIVSSLLPERTGLLVGVLSSLVTLAGIISPLVTGAIVQSAGDIGTGFGNAMIVNGLLFIICGVLFLLFVKRNEQVSQLAPPISHVS; the protein is encoded by the coding sequence ATGATGGCCAGAATCACCATGATTATGTTGTTTTTGCTATACATGATCAATTATGCAGATAAAACGATTGCGGGATATTCTGCCGTGCCGATCATGACTGAATTTTCAATGAACGAGAAAGAATGGGGACTTGTTGGAAGCAGCTTCTTCTGGTTTTTCTCTATTGCCGGAATTGTAGGCGCGGCATTATCGGATCGCATCGGGACGAAAAAAATGCTGGCGATCATGGCACTATCCTGGACTGTCATCCAATTCGGCGCTTATGCGATCGCGGGTTTGCCGATGCTTGTCGTAGCGCGGGTATTGCTTGGAATAGGCGAAGGGCCATTTTGGGCAACGGTTGTTAGCCATTTGAACAAATGGTTTCCCGAAGAGAGGCGTGGATTGGTTTATTCCACGGTGAACTTCGGTGCTTTCGTCGGTGCGGTTGCTTCCGCACCGATGATTGTCGCGCTGATCGATAGCTATGGATGGCGATTTTCCTGGGCGTTTATGGGCGCACTCAGTCTGATATGGCTCCTGGTCTGGTTGTGGATTGGAAAAGAAAAACCACATGTCACTGTCGCTCCTGCAAAAGGCGCAGCTCCTACCTTGCCAAAAGCGAAATGGTCGGATATATCCGGTATCTTGCTCTCATCCACGTTTCTATTCTGTTTTTTAATCTATTTCGCACAAATATGGGGGACGACCTTCGCATCCGTATGGGAGCCTGTCTATCTCGTCAAGGTCTTCCAGTTTACGAATCAGGAAATGGCCTACGCGATTGCTGGCACGGGACTTTTAGCCGGACTGATGACCATACTCATTTCTTCAATTGGTGATCGTTTCTTTAAAAAGCATCGCAGCTATCGTAAATCATACGTTTTGGTTGGCGGTGTTTCGATTATTTTAGGGGGACTGTGCTTTTATGGTGTGACTCTCGTTCAATCTACCGTATTTGTTTTAATCTTCCTGTGCCTCGGAAAAGGGTTTGCCTTTTCTGTTGGGACAGCTGCCTCAGTCATTGTCAGCAGCTTGTTGCCGGAACGCACGGGACTTTTAGTAGGCGTGTTGTCCAGCCTGGTTACATTGGCAGGGATCATCTCGCCGTTGGTAACGGGCGCTATTGTTCAGTCAGCTGGAGATATTGGAACTGGTTTTGGCAACGCCATGATCGTCAACGGGTTGCTATTTATTATTTGTGGCGTGCTTTTCCTGCTCTTTGTGAAGCGCAATGAACAAGTCAGTCAATTAGCACCGCCAATCTCCCATGTTTCCTAA
- a CDS encoding CapA family protein — MTKPIWFSATGDSFITRNLPYRDQAFEEVSSLLHRADVRIANLETTVHDNEGYPSAQSGGTWAMSPPSVLQVMKDYGFNMIGWANNHTLDYLYGGLEATERYLNEYGFVHAGAGKNLAEAGAPRYLECEGARVALIAATSTFHPWWAAGDQRSDSIGRPGINPMRYIMTHHITEEKLADLQAIAESTDINAFNKLLIEEGFMNDPGKEIFLFGNARFMVSGEEGTTTQPHPRDLNRIVKTIEQAKRRADYVIVSIHAHEMKGDAKEVAADFLPVFAKACIDAGAHAVVGHGPHLLRGIEIYNNRPIFYSLGDFIFQTEAVTSQPADFYEHYGLDHNHNVADALEEMSANYTRGLCVHKEVWESVIPLWKMQDGELLELELHPIELGFDLPAHRMGWPKLSEDISILEGLKALSEPYGTVIEITDGIGRVRLSK, encoded by the coding sequence ATGACCAAGCCGATTTGGTTCTCAGCGACTGGCGACAGCTTCATTACACGCAATCTTCCATACAGGGACCAAGCTTTTGAAGAGGTATCCAGCTTGCTGCACCGTGCGGACGTACGCATTGCGAATCTGGAGACGACCGTACACGATAACGAGGGCTATCCCAGCGCACAAAGCGGAGGCACGTGGGCAATGTCACCACCTTCCGTTTTGCAAGTCATGAAAGATTATGGCTTTAACATGATTGGGTGGGCGAATAACCATACGCTCGATTATTTGTATGGGGGACTAGAAGCAACAGAACGATATCTCAATGAATATGGCTTCGTCCATGCTGGAGCAGGCAAAAATCTCGCTGAAGCGGGGGCGCCGCGTTATCTCGAATGCGAAGGAGCCAGGGTAGCCTTGATCGCTGCAACGTCGACTTTTCATCCATGGTGGGCGGCCGGAGATCAGCGTTCGGATAGTATCGGCAGGCCAGGGATCAATCCGATGCGATATATCATGACACACCACATTACGGAAGAAAAGCTCGCTGATTTGCAAGCCATTGCGGAGTCGACGGACATTAACGCCTTCAACAAGCTTCTCATCGAGGAAGGCTTCATGAACGATCCGGGCAAGGAGATCTTTCTCTTCGGAAATGCGCGTTTCATGGTAAGCGGCGAAGAAGGAACGACTACTCAGCCGCATCCGCGCGATCTGAACAGAATCGTCAAAACGATTGAGCAGGCAAAAAGGCGGGCTGATTACGTCATCGTGAGTATTCACGCGCATGAGATGAAGGGGGATGCGAAGGAAGTGGCGGCTGATTTCTTGCCTGTGTTCGCAAAAGCTTGCATCGATGCGGGCGCACACGCAGTGGTGGGACATGGCCCCCATTTATTGCGAGGCATTGAAATCTACAACAATCGGCCGATCTTTTACAGCTTGGGGGATTTTATTTTTCAGACAGAAGCCGTTACGAGTCAGCCAGCTGATTTCTACGAGCACTATGGTTTAGACCACAACCATAATGTGGCAGATGCGTTGGAAGAGATGAGTGCCAACTACACACGCGGACTCTGTGTGCACAAAGAGGTGTGGGAGTCGGTTATTCCCTTGTGGAAAATGCAAGATGGTGAACTGCTCGAACTAGAGCTGCATCCGATTGAATTAGGCTTTGATCTGCCTGCACATCGTATGGGGTGGCCGAAATTAAGCGAGGATATCTCCATCTTGGAGGGGCTCAAAGCTTTGAGTGAACCATATGGCACAGTGATCGAGATCACGGATGGAATTGGGCGCGTGCGACTTTCAAAATAG